A single Bifidobacterium scardovii JCM 12489 = DSM 13734 DNA region contains:
- a CDS encoding beta-galactosidase, translating into MMNQRANREEDWSGVTVSADGAMLFGGDYNYEQWPESTWDGDMDLFAEAGINELTLNVFGWVGLQPSEDAYDFGHLDRVIDCAERHGMAIELATATAALPAWLSERFEEVNRVDFEGRRQSYGKRHNACPNSPVFRGFAERLVDRLAERYGRRRSIVAWHVSNEYENLCYCPNCAAAFRVWLKNRYGTVEALNEAWTSAFWSHTFASFDQIVPPNRLGDAFDENLSVLPAAFLDYARFFGESQLSEFVMEKNAIRRHDPSTPVTTNFFGRAARYDYAKWADDLDVVSWDCYVGLQDSLDDTSFWHAMMRGLKHGQPFMLMEQSPAKQCWFNPVQLSGQMRRQSYQALAHGADTVQFFQLKRSRGGCEQFHGAVVGLDESDRPRTFREVRALGEELQRIGREILGTRIRSRVAVMFDWESRWAMNDADGHAHINDYYDAVREYYAGLRQAGLSVDVITPSDDLAGYDLVVAPYLYIVSQQTADRFRAYVRAGGRLVVTVMSGLAEPPDRLYLGEAPVPFRDLTGIWSEELDVLAEPYGTIPVIVDEAMLPASAREACRKADGLTGRTLCDIIHADPDVRVLGAYGGDSFYAGMPALTEHRFGEGSCYYVATKPGAGLMAMLVDAATDGLELERRILPRDVESTTRVSPNGDSYTFLISGRTDDVNVACPADATELITQRRVRAGEPLTLHPFDVMILKQGGAACGESA; encoded by the coding sequence ATGATGAACCAGAGGGCAAATCGCGAGGAAGACTGGTCCGGCGTGACGGTATCGGCCGACGGGGCGATGCTGTTCGGCGGCGACTACAACTACGAGCAATGGCCGGAATCGACGTGGGACGGCGACATGGATCTGTTCGCCGAGGCCGGCATCAACGAGCTGACGCTCAACGTCTTCGGATGGGTTGGCCTGCAGCCGTCCGAGGATGCGTACGACTTCGGGCACCTCGACCGGGTCATCGACTGCGCCGAGCGCCACGGCATGGCCATCGAACTGGCGACCGCCACCGCCGCGTTGCCGGCGTGGCTGTCCGAGCGGTTCGAGGAGGTCAATCGCGTCGATTTCGAAGGCCGCCGCCAGTCCTACGGCAAGCGCCACAACGCGTGCCCGAACAGCCCGGTGTTCCGCGGTTTCGCCGAGCGCCTTGTGGATCGGCTGGCCGAACGTTACGGCCGGCGCCGGTCCATCGTCGCGTGGCATGTATCGAACGAATACGAGAACCTCTGCTACTGCCCGAACTGCGCCGCGGCGTTCCGCGTCTGGCTGAAGAACCGCTATGGAACGGTCGAGGCCCTCAACGAGGCGTGGACCAGTGCGTTCTGGAGCCATACCTTCGCTTCGTTCGATCAGATCGTACCGCCGAACCGGCTGGGGGACGCCTTCGACGAGAACCTGTCCGTGCTGCCCGCGGCGTTCCTCGACTACGCGCGGTTCTTCGGCGAATCCCAGCTTTCGGAATTCGTCATGGAAAAGAACGCCATCCGGCGCCACGACCCGTCCACGCCGGTCACGACGAATTTCTTCGGCCGCGCCGCGCGATACGACTACGCGAAGTGGGCCGACGATCTCGACGTCGTGTCCTGGGACTGCTACGTCGGCCTGCAGGATTCGCTCGACGACACCAGCTTCTGGCATGCGATGATGCGCGGTCTCAAGCATGGCCAGCCGTTCATGCTCATGGAGCAGTCACCCGCCAAGCAGTGCTGGTTCAACCCGGTGCAACTGTCCGGGCAGATGCGCCGCCAGAGCTACCAGGCGCTGGCGCATGGCGCCGACACCGTGCAGTTCTTCCAGCTCAAGCGCAGCCGCGGCGGATGCGAGCAGTTCCACGGAGCGGTCGTCGGGTTGGACGAAAGCGACCGACCGCGGACGTTCCGCGAGGTCCGCGCGCTGGGCGAGGAACTGCAGCGCATCGGCCGGGAGATCCTGGGAACGCGGATCCGCTCCCGTGTCGCCGTCATGTTCGACTGGGAGTCGCGGTGGGCCATGAACGACGCCGACGGCCATGCCCATATCAACGACTACTACGATGCGGTCCGCGAATACTACGCGGGCCTGCGGCAGGCGGGCCTGTCGGTCGACGTCATCACCCCGTCGGACGATCTGGCCGGCTACGATCTGGTGGTCGCCCCGTATTTGTACATCGTTTCGCAGCAGACAGCGGACCGTTTCCGGGCATACGTGCGGGCCGGAGGGCGGCTGGTGGTCACCGTCATGAGCGGATTGGCGGAACCTCCGGATCGGCTGTATCTGGGCGAAGCTCCCGTGCCGTTCCGCGATCTGACGGGCATATGGTCGGAGGAGCTGGACGTGCTGGCCGAGCCGTACGGCACGATCCCCGTCATCGTCGACGAGGCGATGCTCCCGGCCTCCGCGCGGGAGGCTTGCCGCAAGGCGGACGGCCTGACCGGACGTACGCTGTGCGACATCATCCACGCCGATCCCGACGTGCGCGTGCTGGGCGCATACGGCGGCGACTCGTTCTATGCCGGCATGCCGGCGCTGACCGAACATCGTTTCGGCGAGGGCTCCTGCTACTACGTGGCCACCAAGCCGGGCGCCGGGTTGATGGCGATGCTGGTCGATGCGGCCACGGACGGACTGGAACTGGAACGGCGCATCCTGCCCCGGGATGTGGAATCCACCACGCGGGTCTCGCCGAACGGCGACTCATACACCTTCCTGATCTCCGGCAGGACGGATGACGTGAATGTCGCCTGCCCCGCCGATGCCACGGAACTCATCACCCAGCGGCGCGTCCGAGCCGGCGAACCGCTCACCCTGCATCCCTTCGATGTCATGATTCTCAAGCAAGGGGGTGCCGCCTGCGGCGAATCCGCCTGA
- a CDS encoding GtrA family protein, giving the protein MKFGIVGVIAFVIDWGILNLLVGLFHMHNVAAATISFIISLIFNYLASMKFVFKHREDMARWMEIVIFVAGAVVGLLMNDAIIWISTYGMNHDAYVSQHAEYLLRTNVGKLIATAVVMVWNFLIRKWLLDDTHTNAMNRLKTAENRLTPEQLEAKWQNSFSHKLGVWSLEHTPKGWPK; this is encoded by the coding sequence ATGAAATTCGGCATCGTCGGTGTGATTGCCTTTGTCATCGACTGGGGTATCCTCAACCTCCTGGTCGGGCTGTTCCACATGCACAATGTGGCCGCCGCCACCATCTCCTTCATCATCTCCCTGATCTTCAACTATCTGGCGAGCATGAAGTTCGTGTTCAAGCATCGCGAAGACATGGCCCGTTGGATGGAGATCGTCATCTTCGTGGCCGGGGCGGTGGTCGGCCTGCTCATGAACGACGCGATCATCTGGATCTCCACCTACGGCATGAACCATGACGCCTATGTGTCGCAGCACGCCGAATACCTGCTGCGCACGAACGTTGGCAAGCTGATCGCCACCGCCGTGGTGATGGTCTGGAACTTCCTGATCCGCAAATGGCTGCTCGACGATACGCACACCAATGCGATGAACCGGCTCAAAACGGCCGAGAACCGGCTGACTCCGGAACAGCTGGAAGCCAAGTGGCAGAACAGCTTCTCGCACAAGCTGGGCGTCTGGTCGCTGGAACACACACCCAAGGGCTGGCCGAAATAG
- a CDS encoding SPFH domain-containing protein yields MPLHLIDVVRYSGGDTTNILAWKEPNTTLKPGTKLEVMPHQLAIFIKSGRVAEMYREGRHEVAGQSTPFLTGVTKMFTGGVDPYSAILYFINKPDQIGIQWGTADPIQIPVPGTVSARSGGLSLPAGAHGRYSVTLDYEKSDDPQVVERNMQRVEAFFEQFVSGHDVVTRKDVSRLISQRANSVIRTMIAQAFIKLNIPINQIDASTAQIGDVIAKQLEVNGVFKEFEERYGLKLLDFTLDAISIDKSSAAYLTYSKLANRVEERAATAESKLYDDQLDAQGAMAHTDAAAYDQQQRGYTYQQARTMDVLQAAAENTGTGSDLMNGAIGLGVGLHAGGAIVNGLGAALASTGTPDFASLVTPPISGPNAGAAPTGQPAEAAPTGSGAAPDGAETPAPAASEASAPADAAVAAPTGTDQESLAQAAAQFVAAHGGQQLDPDQVQAAIQAYLAQQGAAQQGSGTEQAGAAGQSGADQRPTVPLASPNTTLDPAERLTVPLPSPDAASASSASAAQSAPAAPAADPVESLGKLKQLHDLGLITDEQFTAKQQEILSRL; encoded by the coding sequence ATGCCGTTGCATCTCATTGACGTCGTGCGCTACTCCGGCGGCGACACCACCAATATTCTGGCGTGGAAGGAGCCGAACACTACACTGAAGCCGGGCACCAAGCTCGAGGTGATGCCACACCAGCTGGCGATTTTCATCAAGTCCGGCCGCGTGGCGGAGATGTACCGGGAAGGGCGCCATGAGGTCGCCGGCCAAAGCACACCGTTCCTGACCGGCGTGACCAAGATGTTCACCGGCGGCGTGGACCCGTACTCCGCCATACTGTACTTCATCAACAAGCCGGACCAGATCGGCATCCAATGGGGCACCGCCGATCCGATCCAGATCCCCGTGCCGGGAACGGTCAGCGCGCGTTCCGGCGGCCTGTCCCTCCCCGCCGGCGCCCATGGCCGCTATTCCGTAACGCTGGATTACGAGAAAAGCGATGACCCGCAGGTCGTCGAGCGCAACATGCAGCGGGTGGAGGCGTTCTTCGAACAGTTCGTCTCCGGGCATGATGTGGTCACGCGCAAGGATGTGTCCCGCCTGATCAGCCAACGGGCCAATAGCGTCATCCGCACGATGATCGCTCAGGCGTTCATCAAGCTCAACATCCCCATCAACCAGATCGACGCCAGCACCGCGCAGATCGGCGACGTCATCGCCAAGCAGCTTGAAGTCAACGGCGTGTTCAAGGAGTTTGAGGAACGCTACGGGCTGAAGCTGCTGGATTTCACGCTCGATGCCATTTCCATAGACAAGAGCAGTGCCGCGTATCTTACGTACAGCAAGCTTGCGAACAGGGTCGAGGAACGGGCCGCGACCGCGGAATCCAAGCTGTACGACGATCAGCTCGACGCCCAAGGCGCCATGGCGCACACCGACGCCGCCGCCTACGACCAGCAGCAGCGCGGGTACACGTATCAGCAGGCGCGCACGATGGACGTGCTGCAGGCCGCCGCCGAAAACACCGGCACCGGGTCCGACCTGATGAACGGCGCGATCGGCCTTGGCGTGGGTCTGCATGCCGGTGGCGCGATCGTCAACGGTCTGGGGGCGGCGCTCGCCTCCACCGGTACCCCCGACTTCGCGTCGCTGGTGACGCCGCCGATCTCCGGGCCGAATGCCGGTGCCGCGCCGACCGGTCAGCCGGCAGAAGCGGCTCCGACTGGCTCGGGCGCGGCTCCTGACGGAGCCGAGACGCCGGCCCCGGCGGCTTCGGAGGCTTCAGCCCCCGCTGATGCGGCCGTCGCTGCCCCGACCGGCACGGATCAGGAGTCGCTGGCTCAGGCGGCCGCCCAGTTCGTGGCCGCGCATGGCGGGCAGCAACTGGATCCCGATCAGGTGCAGGCCGCGATTCAGGCATATCTTGCGCAGCAGGGTGCGGCTCAGCAGGGTTCCGGCACGGAACAGGCTGGTGCCGCCGGACAGTCGGGCGCGGATCAGCGGCCTACGGTGCCTCTGGCATCTCCGAATACGACCTTGGATCCCGCCGAGCGGCTTACGGTGCCGCTGCCGTCCCCGGATGCGGCTTCGGCTTCCTCGGCTTCCGCCGCTCAGTCGGCCCCTGCGGCCCCTGCGGCCGATCCGGTCGAGTCGCTCGGCAAGCTCAAGCAGCTGCACGATCTGGGGCTGATCACCGACGAGCAGTTCACCGCCAAGCAGCAGGAGATCCTCTCCCGCCTGTGA
- a CDS encoding phenylpyruvate tautomerase MIF-related protein, producing MPVIHTHVSVKTTPEQREALKAAYGKAITAVPGKSEGWLMCPFEDNMPIYFGGDDSAPAAYVEVNVFGRSVPGSAWEKLTKSIMAALSSELGIPEDRTYIRYTATTDWGWNGGNF from the coding sequence ATGCCCGTCATTCACACCCATGTTTCGGTCAAGACCACGCCCGAGCAGCGCGAGGCGCTGAAGGCCGCGTACGGCAAGGCGATCACCGCGGTTCCCGGCAAGTCCGAAGGCTGGCTGATGTGCCCGTTCGAGGACAACATGCCGATCTACTTCGGCGGCGACGACAGCGCCCCCGCCGCATACGTCGAGGTGAACGTGTTCGGCCGCTCCGTGCCCGGCTCGGCTTGGGAAAAGCTGACCAAGTCGATCATGGCCGCGCTCAGCAGCGAACTCGGCATCCCCGAGGACCGCACGTACATCCGCTACACCGCCACCACCGACTGGGGCTGGAACGGCGGCAACTTCTAG
- a CDS encoding peptide ABC transporter substrate-binding protein, whose product MYRHHGAALAAALSAVMLLAGCGTSGTNAGAGNSGKDIISVYGSEPAHPLFPGNTTESGGGWVVDELFAGLVTYEDGKLQENGVDPKATLSGLKAVDDKTIDVRMSQPDSAFPVKMGSHAFMPLPESAFKDPKTFGEHPVGNGPYKFESWTHNSSIVMTKNPDYHGNRVPKNDGLTFKIYTSPESAFADLKSGNLDFTSMIPASSRGSFLTDKSIKAYNMPGGGTLTIAVPENLKHFGQNEEGSLRRQAISMAVDRNLIAKKIFNDTVSPAVDFLAKPINGYSTDIKGNDALSFNAAKAKELWAKANAISPWNGDFRIAYNADGGHKAWVDAVSNSIKNTLGISAQGSPMATASEFASDVDAGKMTTAFRSGWGPDYPSPDNYLVQLFASSSADGKGANIVNYKNPAFDALMDKALSASSSDSANDYYHQGEALLMQDLPQIPLWNENGTSASTLDVSGVKFNYSGGPIMTSITKK is encoded by the coding sequence ATGTACAGACATCATGGCGCAGCGTTGGCCGCGGCGCTCTCGGCGGTTATGCTGTTGGCGGGCTGCGGAACCAGCGGAACCAACGCCGGCGCGGGCAACTCGGGCAAAGACATCATTTCGGTATACGGCAGCGAGCCGGCGCATCCGTTGTTCCCGGGCAACACCACCGAATCGGGCGGCGGATGGGTGGTCGACGAGCTGTTCGCCGGCCTGGTGACGTACGAGGACGGCAAGCTGCAGGAGAACGGCGTCGACCCCAAGGCGACGCTGTCGGGGCTCAAGGCCGTCGACGACAAGACCATCGACGTGCGCATGAGCCAGCCGGACTCCGCCTTCCCTGTCAAGATGGGCAGCCACGCATTCATGCCGCTGCCCGAGTCGGCGTTCAAGGATCCGAAGACTTTCGGCGAGCACCCGGTCGGCAACGGCCCCTATAAGTTCGAGTCCTGGACCCATAACAGCAGCATCGTCATGACGAAGAACCCCGATTACCACGGCAACCGGGTCCCGAAGAACGACGGGCTGACCTTCAAGATCTACACGTCCCCGGAATCGGCGTTCGCCGATCTCAAGAGCGGCAATCTCGACTTCACATCCATGATTCCGGCGTCCTCGCGAGGCAGTTTCCTGACCGACAAGTCGATCAAGGCATACAACATGCCCGGCGGCGGCACCCTGACCATCGCCGTCCCCGAGAATCTCAAGCATTTCGGGCAGAACGAGGAAGGATCGCTGCGCAGGCAGGCGATCTCGATGGCCGTCGACCGCAATCTCATCGCCAAGAAGATCTTCAACGACACGGTGTCTCCGGCCGTGGACTTCCTGGCCAAGCCGATCAACGGGTATTCCACCGACATCAAAGGCAACGACGCGCTCAGCTTCAACGCCGCCAAGGCCAAGGAACTGTGGGCCAAGGCCAACGCCATCTCCCCGTGGAACGGCGATTTCAGGATCGCCTACAACGCCGACGGCGGGCACAAGGCATGGGTCGACGCGGTGAGCAACTCGATCAAGAACACGCTGGGCATCTCCGCCCAAGGCTCGCCGATGGCCACGGCCTCCGAGTTCGCCTCGGATGTCGACGCCGGCAAGATGACCACCGCCTTCCGCTCCGGCTGGGGCCCCGATTACCCGTCGCCGGACAACTATCTTGTGCAGCTGTTCGCCTCCAGCTCCGCGGACGGCAAGGGCGCCAACATCGTCAACTACAAGAACCCGGCGTTCGACGCGCTGATGGACAAGGCGCTGTCGGCGTCGTCCTCGGATTCCGCCAACGACTACTACCACCAGGGCGAGGCGCTGCTCATGCAGGACCTGCCCCAGATTCCGCTGTGGAACGAGAACGGCACCTCGGCAAGCACCCTTGATGTTTCCGGTGTGAAATTCAATTACTCGGGCGGCCCGATCATGACTTCGATCACCAAGAAGTAG
- the hisC gene encoding histidinol-phosphate transaminase translates to MEFRRRADLGSMKVYKQGKPAPSQSQSLKLSSNENPFGPLPSVVKAIEEQTLGTLNRYSDMRGWRIVERIADKYGVGADNVILGNGSGENIKQLIEALAGPGDEVVFPWPSFQGYPVMTACAGATPVEVPLTKDLRHDIDALIAAVTPRTRLMIVNNPNNPTSTSVSKEEAERLIEGVPDDLIVLFDEAYFQFNTDPDASVAMDLFDAHPNVAVAHTFSKAYGLAGLRIGYCIAHEDVISEMMKARLPFSVTDMAQVAAVASMDAQDELDERVRAIVAERGRVVDAIRAMGWFLPEPEGNFFWVPLREQTAQAAQAFDEAKISVRVTPGEGLRITIGSKEANDAVIAVFEALNAQGVRSVR, encoded by the coding sequence ATGGAATTCAGGCGCAGGGCTGATCTGGGCAGCATGAAGGTGTACAAGCAGGGCAAGCCGGCTCCCTCGCAGAGCCAGTCGCTGAAACTGTCCAGCAACGAGAACCCGTTCGGGCCGCTGCCGTCCGTCGTCAAGGCCATCGAGGAGCAGACGCTGGGCACGCTGAATCGGTACTCCGACATGCGCGGCTGGCGGATCGTGGAACGGATCGCCGACAAGTACGGCGTCGGCGCCGATAACGTGATTCTGGGCAACGGGTCGGGCGAGAACATCAAGCAGCTGATCGAGGCGCTCGCCGGGCCGGGCGACGAGGTGGTGTTCCCGTGGCCGTCGTTCCAGGGCTACCCGGTGATGACTGCGTGCGCCGGCGCCACGCCGGTGGAAGTGCCGCTGACGAAGGATCTGCGCCACGACATCGATGCGCTGATCGCCGCGGTGACGCCCAGAACGCGACTGATGATCGTCAACAACCCGAACAACCCGACGTCGACCAGCGTTTCCAAGGAGGAGGCCGAGCGCCTGATCGAGGGCGTGCCGGACGACCTGATCGTGCTGTTCGACGAGGCGTATTTCCAGTTCAACACCGATCCGGACGCCTCCGTGGCCATGGACCTGTTCGACGCGCACCCGAACGTCGCGGTGGCGCACACCTTCTCCAAGGCGTATGGATTGGCCGGACTGCGCATCGGATACTGCATCGCGCACGAGGACGTCATCTCGGAGATGATGAAGGCGCGTCTGCCGTTCAGTGTGACCGACATGGCGCAGGTCGCCGCAGTGGCGTCCATGGACGCGCAGGACGAGTTGGACGAGCGCGTGCGCGCCATAGTGGCCGAGCGTGGCCGGGTGGTCGATGCCATCCGCGCGATGGGCTGGTTCCTTCCGGAGCCGGAGGGTAATTTCTTCTGGGTGCCGCTGCGCGAACAGACGGCTCAGGCCGCACAGGCATTCGACGAGGCGAAGATCTCCGTGCGTGTGACGCCGGGGGAGGGTCTGCGCATCACCATCGGCAGCAAGGAGGCCAACGATGCGGTGATCGCCGTATTCGAGGCCCTGAACGCGCAGGGCGTCCGCTCGGTGCGGTAG
- a CDS encoding thiamine pyrophosphate-dependent enzyme encodes MTRFTTGGDALAEALIAQGVTTMFGIPGIQLDAACDALYYRRDRIRFICARNEQAVTYMADGYARSTGKEGVGMVVPGPGLLNALAGLATAYATNSRVLLIAGQIATDKIGKGEGVLHEIPDQSGIIHHLSKWSACATSAEQIPSLVEEAFRQLRSGRPRPVVLEVPPDVLAAPIPPDLAIAPYVSGEAVKPAEDTLRRAADMIAASARPLLYAGSGVRGAHASQALTDLAHLLNAPVVVTEDARGAIDARDPLAFDPLAFRKLRESADLIVSVGSRCLGSIGGPLNTAGTPYICINVDEADLGAPRKPALAVHSDAKYALERLTALMEGYRPAARDEEFKAARDFVADSLEAVRPQLAYMNAIRGNIPDDAVYVTELTQIGYVSGICYPAYAPETYINPGYEGTLGYGFSTALGAQAADMDRTVVSISGDGGFAWTMQELSTMAKYELPLIAIVFNDGYFGNVHRIQKNTYGGRFFASDLKDPDYMTLAEAYGIKGRRVTGADELAAVMREETAAHELVLIEVRVGEFPSPWALIHEGI; translated from the coding sequence ATGACGCGATTCACCACCGGTGGCGATGCCTTGGCGGAAGCACTGATAGCGCAGGGCGTGACGACGATGTTCGGCATTCCGGGCATCCAGCTGGACGCCGCATGCGACGCGCTGTACTACCGCCGCGACCGCATCAGGTTCATCTGCGCGCGCAACGAGCAGGCCGTGACGTATATGGCCGACGGCTATGCGCGCAGCACCGGCAAGGAGGGCGTCGGCATGGTGGTGCCGGGCCCGGGGCTGCTCAACGCGCTCGCGGGGCTCGCCACGGCGTACGCGACGAATTCCCGCGTGCTGCTCATCGCGGGGCAGATCGCCACCGACAAGATCGGCAAAGGCGAGGGAGTGCTCCACGAGATCCCCGACCAGAGCGGTATCATCCACCATCTGAGCAAGTGGTCGGCCTGCGCCACGTCGGCCGAGCAGATCCCCTCGCTGGTGGAGGAGGCGTTCCGGCAGCTGCGTTCGGGTCGCCCGCGCCCAGTGGTGCTGGAGGTTCCGCCGGACGTGCTGGCCGCGCCGATCCCGCCGGATCTTGCCATTGCCCCGTATGTTTCGGGGGAGGCCGTCAAACCGGCCGAGGATACGCTGCGCCGCGCGGCCGATATGATCGCCGCCAGCGCGAGGCCGCTGCTCTACGCCGGGTCCGGCGTGCGCGGCGCCCACGCGAGCCAGGCGCTCACCGATCTGGCGCATCTGCTGAACGCCCCCGTGGTGGTCACCGAGGATGCGCGCGGCGCGATCGACGCGCGCGATCCGCTCGCGTTCGATCCGCTGGCCTTCCGCAAGCTGCGCGAATCCGCCGATCTGATCGTGTCGGTCGGCAGCCGGTGCCTCGGCAGTATCGGCGGGCCCTTGAACACGGCCGGCACGCCGTACATCTGCATCAACGTCGATGAAGCCGACCTCGGCGCGCCGCGCAAGCCGGCGCTCGCCGTGCACAGCGACGCGAAATACGCGCTCGAACGGCTCACCGCGCTGATGGAAGGATACCGCCCGGCGGCACGCGACGAGGAGTTCAAGGCCGCCCGCGATTTCGTGGCGGACTCGCTGGAGGCGGTCAGACCCCAACTGGCGTACATGAACGCGATCCGCGGCAACATCCCCGATGATGCCGTGTACGTGACGGAACTCACTCAGATCGGGTACGTGTCCGGCATCTGCTACCCGGCGTATGCTCCGGAAACCTACATCAACCCGGGATACGAGGGCACGCTCGGATACGGGTTCTCCACCGCGCTGGGCGCCCAGGCGGCGGATATGGACCGCACCGTGGTGTCGATCAGCGGCGACGGCGGGTTCGCATGGACGATGCAGGAACTGTCGACCATGGCGAAATACGAACTGCCGCTTATCGCCATCGTGTTCAACGACGGGTATTTCGGCAATGTGCACCGCATCCAGAAGAACACGTACGGCGGCCGGTTCTTCGCGTCGGACCTCAAGGACCCGGACTACATGACGCTCGCCGAAGCGTACGGCATCAAGGGGCGCCGGGTGACCGGGGCCGACGAGTTGGCGGCCGTGATGCGCGAGGAGACCGCCGCGCACGAGCTGGTGCTCATCGAGGTCCGGGTCGGCGAGTTCCCGTCGCCGTGGGCGCTGATCCACGAGGGCATCTGA
- a CDS encoding peptide ABC transporter substrate-binding protein: MSRIWFGNIAKALKTAAGAIAVCAMLTGTAACGSAQAQEMQDNVISVSGSEPQKPLIPGDTYEPGGMPIIFELFSGLVSANGADHKTVNEVAESITPNADATQYTVKLKDGWKFSDGTPVTSESSTKAWSYTANAANGLVTASFFSNIKGYGDLQNEKGDPNAQLSGLDVKDDRTFVINMSSPDSVFPSELSFCAFMPLPESFYKDPKAFGEKPVGNGPYKLESWKHNQSITLVKNPEYTGVRKVKNDGIDFRVYSQTTAAYSDVQGGNLDLLSSIPDEAMGSFEKVKSIKAYNKTGSNISTLIIPQSMKHFGNDEEGHLRRKAISMVIDRKNITEKIYHGTATVATDFLSPSVSAYSKNVKGNEVLQYNPGEARKLWAQADAISPWSGEFTIAYNADGNYRNWVDAVCNNIKNALGINAKGAPVPTSSEFGEARDQRKFTGAFRGGWAPDYPSSANYLAQLYDSQYAFGKGRNDGDYVNPQFDSLIQQAYETPDTGKADELYRQSEEILFQDLPAIPLWMANDTAVTTPQVKGVGFTYDGRPVYEDLTKR; encoded by the coding sequence ATGAGTCGCATATGGTTTGGAAACATCGCCAAAGCGCTGAAAACGGCGGCTGGCGCCATCGCGGTATGCGCCATGCTGACCGGCACGGCGGCCTGCGGTTCGGCGCAGGCCCAGGAGATGCAGGACAACGTCATCAGCGTGAGCGGTTCGGAGCCGCAGAAGCCGCTCATCCCGGGCGACACCTATGAGCCAGGCGGCATGCCGATCATCTTCGAGCTGTTCTCCGGGCTGGTGTCGGCGAACGGTGCGGACCACAAGACCGTCAACGAGGTCGCCGAATCCATCACCCCCAACGCGGACGCCACGCAGTACACCGTGAAGCTCAAGGACGGGTGGAAATTCTCGGACGGCACACCGGTGACGTCTGAGTCCTCCACCAAGGCGTGGAGCTACACGGCGAACGCGGCGAACGGCTTGGTCACGGCGTCCTTCTTCTCGAACATCAAGGGCTACGGCGATCTGCAGAACGAGAAGGGCGACCCGAACGCCCAGCTTTCCGGCCTTGATGTCAAGGACGACCGCACCTTCGTGATCAACATGTCGTCCCCGGATTCCGTGTTCCCCTCGGAGCTGAGCTTCTGCGCGTTCATGCCGCTGCCGGAGTCGTTCTACAAGGACCCGAAGGCGTTCGGCGAAAAGCCGGTCGGCAACGGGCCATACAAGCTGGAATCGTGGAAGCACAACCAGAGCATCACGCTGGTGAAGAACCCGGAATACACGGGCGTGCGCAAGGTGAAGAACGACGGCATCGATTTCAGGGTCTACAGCCAGACCACCGCGGCGTATTCGGACGTGCAGGGCGGCAACCTCGACCTGCTGTCGAGCATCCCGGACGAGGCCATGGGCTCGTTCGAGAAAGTGAAGAGCATCAAGGCGTACAACAAGACCGGCTCCAACATCAGCACGCTGATCATTCCGCAGAGTATGAAGCACTTCGGCAATGACGAGGAGGGCCATCTGCGCCGCAAGGCCATCTCCATGGTGATCGACCGCAAGAACATCACCGAGAAGATCTACCACGGCACCGCCACGGTCGCCACCGACTTCCTGTCGCCGTCGGTGTCCGCGTACTCCAAGAACGTCAAGGGCAACGAGGTGCTGCAGTATAACCCCGGCGAAGCCAGGAAGCTGTGGGCCCAGGCCGACGCGATCTCCCCGTGGAGCGGCGAGTTCACCATCGCCTACAATGCGGACGGCAACTACCGGAATTGGGTCGACGCGGTCTGCAACAACATCAAGAACGCCTTGGGCATCAACGCGAAGGGCGCTCCGGTGCCGACCTCCAGCGAATTCGGCGAGGCGCGCGACCAGCGCAAGTTCACCGGCGCGTTCCGCGGCGGATGGGCTCCCGACTACCCGTCCTCGGCGAACTACCTGGCCCAGCTGTACGACTCCCAGTACGCCTTCGGCAAGGGCCGCAACGACGGCGACTACGTCAACCCGCAGTTCGACTCGCTGATCCAGCAGGCGTACGAGACCCCGGATACGGGCAAGGCCGACGAGCTGTACCGGCAGAGCGAGGAGATCCTGTTCCAGGATCTGCCGGCGATCCCGCTGTGGATGGCGAACGACACCGCGGTGACCACGCCGCAGGTCAAGGGCGTCGGCTTCACCTACGACGGCCGCCCGGTCTACGAGGATCTGACCAAGCGGTGA